The DNA sequence CGGCTCAGCGCGCTGTTTTTCCCAATACTTGGCAAACGCCTCGCGCTGATCGGTGGGGACAATGACCGGCCGGTAATCATCGCCACCGGCGTCCAGGTTCCACAAGTCATAACCCTGACCCGCCAACACCGGCGCCAGCGCCTCGAAGCAGACCTCGGGCATCTCATTGGACAACTCATCCAACAACGCCTCGAATTCCGGCCCGGCAAACACGCCGATGTCGGGATAGTAGTGCTGAAACAGCGCAAGCAACTCGCCGCCCGGTGTTTTCCAATCGATATGAACCAACGGATCAAATTGCGATTGCATCACGCCTGTCTTCCCTGTGATTTCCCTGGGCGCCATCTTAGCCGCACCCCTACCGAAAAGGACAATCACACCCCCCACCATCTGATCGTTCCCACGCGGAGCGTGAGGAACGATCGAACGCTGCCGAACTTAAGTAAACGAATAATCCCGTGGCGAGGGAGCTTGCTCCCGCTGGGCTGCGCAGCAGCCCCAAAGCGATGGGCACAGTCCACTGTGGGAGCGAGCTTGCTCGCGATAGGGGCAGGTCAGGCACAGCGATGGCGGCTGGTATATCGCTATCGCGAGCAAGCTCGCTCACACAGGTATTCTCGGCGCCTTCAAGTCTTCGCCGGACCTGCCGCTATCGGTATAACGATTTTTACCGATCCATCGATTGGCTTTGCAATACCGTTGCTTTCCGGCAATTAATTGGCAAACGCACGATAAGAGAACGTAGCGCATGGACGACGGACGATACGAAAGGCGGGCGGCGATGGCTGGAGGCGCGGCGGTGTCATCCGAGCCGCCGCATATTCTGCTGATCGACGATGTCCCGGAGGATATCCGCGCAACGCTCGTCCTGCTCAAGGCGCAACCCTGGCGCATTTCCCTGGCCAGCGATGCCCACCAGGGTTATCAACGGGCCCTGGCCTTGCGTCCGGACCTGATCGTGCTGGACGTGCACATGCCGCACATGAACGGTTTCAGCCTGTGCAGGCTGTTGCGCGAGGCACCGGCGACCCGGCACACGCCGATTCTATTCCTGTCGTCGGCCAACAGCTCCATCGAGCGTCTGGAAGGGCTGACCGTGGGCGGGGTGGATTACATCCCCAAATCCTGCGCGCCCGAGGAAGTGCTGGCGCGTATCAAGATCCACCTGCAATTGACCTGGCGCGCGCCGCCCACCGGTCAAGCCAGCCCGGCCCATCCGGAGCCGGAGGGCGATGAGATCGTCCTGCGCGCCGCGATGCGATTGATCGAAGAACACCTCGATGACATGCCTTCCCTGGTGCAACTGGCGCAAAAAGTCGGCACTCACGAGAAGCGCCTCTCGCGGATCTTTCGTGAGCACCTGGGACTGACCGTGTTCGCCTACATTCGCGATGCACGGCTGCGTCGCGGCCAGGCGTTGCTGTCCGAAAGCGCCATGAGCGTGCAGGACGTCGCCGACCTGGTGGGCTTTCGCAATGCGTGCAACTTCACCACGGCCTTCCGCCAACGAATCGGCATGACGCCCAGCCAGTTTCGCCAGCAAACCCTGGGCATTGCCGATACAGAGTCGGCCGGGCGCGCCTGATGCGGCTCCTACAGTTTTTATTGCTGGCGATAGCGTTGTTATCCACAGGCTTGCTGCACGCCGCGCCTGTGGATATCTGCCGGGCGGACCACCTGGACCTGATGCCCGCGATACAGATTTTCGAAGACACTCAAGCCAGCTTGAGCCTGGAAGACGTCGCCCGACTGCCCGAAACGCGTTTCAACGCCGCAACCCCTGGCTGGCCGACCCAAGGCTATAGCCGCTCCGCCTTCTGGTTGAAAGTGCAGCTCACCAACTCAAGCGCCGTGGCGTGTTCGCGCCTGCTGGTGATCGGGGCGCCGCGCCTGGAAGACATCCGTGTGTACCAGTCGGGACATGACGCCCACGCCGGAGCCGCCTATCCCTTGGCCGAATGGCCCCAACCGGCGGCGCGTCAGCCGGCGTTCCCGGTCGCGTTGGCGGCGGGGCAGAGCGTCACGGTGTTCGTCCGGGTGGCGAGCCATTTTCAGATGTTGCTGGAGCCGGAACTGTGGTCCGAACCGGCGCTGCTGCGCAGTCAGCAGCAGACCTACCTGAGCGACGGACTCACCCTCGGCATTGTCTTGCTGGTCGTGCCATTCGGCTTCATCGTCGGCTGGATCCTGCGCTCCCGGTTGCTGAGCGTGAATGCGGGTGCGGTCCTGAGCTACATCCTGCTGACCTGCATCCTCAACGGCTACCTGATCTATTGGCCCGCCGCGCTGGGTTGGACACGGGAGCTGCTGACGTTCGCCAGCGCAGTCTCGTTCGTCCTGTTCCTCGCCTACTTCCGCGTGCTGTTGCAGGTGTCCGTACTGCCCAAAGTCATTGGCTGGAGCTATTGGCTGCCGCTGTCGGGTTGTGTGCTCGGCCGACTCTGGTGGTTAAAAGTCGATCCCGTCCAGGGCGCGCAGATAGTCCAGATATCCCTCCTGAGTTTCTACGGGGTGCTGCTCGTCACGCTGTTCATGGCCTGGCGCAGACGACTGAGCTACAGCTGGCTGGCCTGGCTGGTGTCGGGGCTCTTGCTTGCACAATTGCTGATGCGGATGCTTTTCCCCCAGGAACAATTGCCCTGGCAGTCGCCCCAAAGCAAATACAGCTTATCGTCCACACTACCGGGCGTGATGTTGCTGGTGTGCACGTTGATCATGGAAGTGGCCCGCAGCCGTAACCGCGAAAAAAACGCCCTGTCCACGCTCGAACAACAACGCCAAGCCGAGCACGAACGCCTGGAAAGCACCGTGGCCCTGCGCACGGCGCAGTTGCGCGAATCCCTGGCGGCCCGCAGCGCGTTGATGGCGCGGATCAGCCACGACCTGCGTTCGCCGCTGGTGCGCATCATCGACTACGCGCGCCTGCTGCACGCCGGGCCAAACCGCGATTATCAAGCCACCATCGAGCGCAACGCCCGCCAGCAACTGGAGCTGATCGACGAGATGCTCGAGTTTTCCCGTGGCGAGTTGGAGCAGATGCAACTGACCCTTGCGCCGGGCTACCTGTACGGCTTCCTCAAAGAGGTCGTAGACGAAGCGGGCTTTCTCGCCGCGCGCCAGGGCAACACCTTCGAAGCTGTGCTGGCGGATGACTTGCCGCCACTGGTGGAGGCCGACTTCAAACGCCTTCGGCAGGTCCTCATGAACCTCCTGGCGAACGCGGCGAAATTCACCCGCAACGGCCAGATCCGTTTTGCAGTGAGTGCGGCCCCAGGCGCCGCCGCCGACACCGTGGAGCTGCGCTTCAGTGTGATCGACAGCGGCATCGGCATCGATCCACAGGAGTTCGAACAACTGCTGCAACCGTTCCACCGCGGCCGCAATGCGCAACGCTACGAAGGCAGCGGGCTCGGCTTGTCCATCGTCACGCAACTGCTGGAGCGCATGGACAGCCGGCTCGAGCCGCAGGCCACCGAGCAGGGCAGTCACTTCAGTTTTCGCCTTCAGCTTAAATGCGCCGAGGAACACGACCTCGAAAACGGCATTGTCGACAACAACGCCACGCCGTTTGACGGCACGGGCCAGCACGTCCTGCTGGTGGACGACATCGAACAGAACAGCGAATGGCTCTATGACCTGCTGGCCGGCTACGGATTTGACGTGAGCATGGCGGCGAACGGCGAAGACGCCTTGGCCTGCCTGGCGCAACAGCCGGTCGACCTGTTGATCAGCGACCAGATGATGCCCGGCATGGATGGCTGGGAACTGCTGCTACAGGTGCGCGAGCGCTGGCGCGACCTCCCGGTGATGCTTTATTCGGCGGTGCCGGCGCGCCGGCCGAAGGGCTATCCGCAGGACCTGGCATTCGATGCGGTCCTGCTCAAGCCCGCCGACAGCAGCGAATTGCTGGCGAGGGTCAAGACACTGGTTTGCTCGGACACGGTGCCACGCGCGATGGCGTGGGAGCGATAGCATGCTGGGTTTGGGTTATCGGCTGTTCTTGCTCGGCAGCCTTTCAGCTTTGCCCTGGGCGTGGGTTCATGCCGGACAAGAGGCCCCCGGCGCCCTCACGCTCGACGAAACCACCGTGACCGCTCGCCGTCGCGAGGAAAACCCGCAGGACGTGCCAATCCCGATCAACGTCCTCTACGGCGAGCAACTGGACGCAGCCGGCCTGCACAATGTTCAAGACATTCAACAGCGCGTGCCCGGCTTGATCGTGTCCGGGCATGACGCCCGCTATGCCGGCTTCGGTCTGCGCGGGTTCGGCGCGACCGCCTACAACGATGGCCTGGAAGGCAGCGTTGGCACCTACGTCGATGGGGTCTACCAGGCGCGCCAGGGCATGGCCTTCACCGAGTTGATAGACATCGAGCGCATCGAAGTGCTGCGCGGGCCCCAGGGTACCTTGTTCGGCAAGAACACCACCGCCGGCGCGCTGAACATCATCACCCGGCAACCGACGTTCCAGCCCGAAGCCAACCTCGAAGCCAGCTATGGCGAGCGCGGTCTGCGCGAATATCGCGGAACGATTTCCGGGCCGCTGCGGGACGATGTGCTGGCCGGGCGACTTAACGTTTTCGATAGCGCCACCGACGGCAGCGTGGAAAACCTGCAAGACGGTGCCCGCCTCGGTGACGCCGACAGCCAAGGCCTGCGCGGCCAATTGCTGTGGACGCCGACGGCGGACTTCAGCGCCCGCCTGATCGCCGACTATGCCGAGCAAAACGAGGCCGGCAACGTCCTGCTGGTCAATCACTACAGCCAGCAGACACGCAAGCGCGCCCAGTTCGTCGGCTATCCGCTGGCGGAGCCCGCCCCTTACCAACGCGAGAGCCGCATCGACGCACCGGGGCGCCCGCAAACCCTGCAGAACGGCGTGTCACTGGAATTGAACTGGGATCTGGACGAGGCGATGCGCTTCACCAGCATCACCGCCTACCGCGACTGGGACTACCGCGCCACCCGCGACAGCGATAGCTCCGCGCTGTCGGTCGCGCAGTCCGAGACCGAACTGGGGCACCGGCAATTCAGCCAGGAGTGGCGCCTGTCCGGCACGGCCGGCTCGTCCATCGATTATGTCGCCGGGCTCTACTATCTGCGCCAGCAGCTCGACCGCGAGATCGACACCGAATTCGGCAAGGACGCCGCGCCCTGGTTCGTCGGCGACCAATTGGAGCAATTGCAAAAGCTCTATGGCATCACTTTCACCGATCCGAGCCAGGTGCCGGCCCAGTTGCTGGAAGGCGCCCGACAACATTACGACGGCGAGCAGAAGGGCGACAGCCGGGCGATTTTTGGTCAGGTTTCCTGGCGCCCCATCGACCCCCTCGAACTGACCGGCGGCCTGCGCTACAGCCAGGAACGCAAGGACGGCTGGGTCTCCCGCGACGTCAGCAACCTCGCCCCGCTGACGGGCTTGCCGCCGGTTTTCCAAGCGGGTGGCCAGTTGTTGCGCGACATCGCCCTTGGCCGTGCCTATTACCGCGAGGACTCGATTGAAGAAGACAACGTCTCCGGCCTGCTCAGCGCCAGCTATCGTTTCAGCGACGCGGTGATGGGCTACGTCAGTTGGTCGCGCGGCTACAAGGCCGGCGGCATCAACTTCGATGTGGTCGGCCCGTTCACCGCGCCCACCTTCGAGCCGGAACGTGCCACGTCGCTGGAACTGGGCATGAAGACGCGCTTCTGGGATGAGCGTGCGCTGCTCGACCTCGCCGTCTACCAGACCGACGTCGCCGACTACCAGGCGCTCACCTACAGCCCGCCAACGTCCGTGTTCGCGCCGCCGCTGCGGGACAACCTGATCAATGTCGGCAAGGTCCGCTTGCGCGGTATCGAACTGGATTCCGCCTGGCAACTCACTCCGCAACTCACCGGACGCCTCGGCCTGGCCTGGAGCGATGCGCGCTATCGCAGCTTCCCCAACGCCCCGTGTCCGCCAGCCTCGGGCCAATGGACCTGCGACCTCAGCGGCGACCGTGTCTACAACGCGCCGGAATGGAACCTCAGCAGCGGCCTCGACCACACCCATCCGCTGCCCTACGGGCTGGAAGCCTTCAGCGGCATCGACTACAGCTTCCGGACCGGCTACTACGGCACCCTCGAAGGAGGCGAAGGCAGCTATCAACCCAGCTACGGCCTCACCAATGTGCGCCTGG is a window from the Pseudomonas brassicacearum genome containing:
- a CDS encoding helix-turn-helix domain-containing protein, whose translation is MAGGAAVSSEPPHILLIDDVPEDIRATLVLLKAQPWRISLASDAHQGYQRALALRPDLIVLDVHMPHMNGFSLCRLLREAPATRHTPILFLSSANSSIERLEGLTVGGVDYIPKSCAPEEVLARIKIHLQLTWRAPPTGQASPAHPEPEGDEIVLRAAMRLIEEHLDDMPSLVQLAQKVGTHEKRLSRIFREHLGLTVFAYIRDARLRRGQALLSESAMSVQDVADLVGFRNACNFTTAFRQRIGMTPSQFRQQTLGIADTESAGRA
- a CDS encoding hybrid sensor histidine kinase/response regulator, translated to MRLLQFLLLAIALLSTGLLHAAPVDICRADHLDLMPAIQIFEDTQASLSLEDVARLPETRFNAATPGWPTQGYSRSAFWLKVQLTNSSAVACSRLLVIGAPRLEDIRVYQSGHDAHAGAAYPLAEWPQPAARQPAFPVALAAGQSVTVFVRVASHFQMLLEPELWSEPALLRSQQQTYLSDGLTLGIVLLVVPFGFIVGWILRSRLLSVNAGAVLSYILLTCILNGYLIYWPAALGWTRELLTFASAVSFVLFLAYFRVLLQVSVLPKVIGWSYWLPLSGCVLGRLWWLKVDPVQGAQIVQISLLSFYGVLLVTLFMAWRRRLSYSWLAWLVSGLLLAQLLMRMLFPQEQLPWQSPQSKYSLSSTLPGVMLLVCTLIMEVARSRNREKNALSTLEQQRQAEHERLESTVALRTAQLRESLAARSALMARISHDLRSPLVRIIDYARLLHAGPNRDYQATIERNARQQLELIDEMLEFSRGELEQMQLTLAPGYLYGFLKEVVDEAGFLAARQGNTFEAVLADDLPPLVEADFKRLRQVLMNLLANAAKFTRNGQIRFAVSAAPGAAADTVELRFSVIDSGIGIDPQEFEQLLQPFHRGRNAQRYEGSGLGLSIVTQLLERMDSRLEPQATEQGSHFSFRLQLKCAEEHDLENGIVDNNATPFDGTGQHVLLVDDIEQNSEWLYDLLAGYGFDVSMAANGEDALACLAQQPVDLLISDQMMPGMDGWELLLQVRERWRDLPVMLYSAVPARRPKGYPQDLAFDAVLLKPADSSELLARVKTLVCSDTVPRAMAWER
- a CDS encoding TonB-dependent receptor; its protein translation is MLGLGYRLFLLGSLSALPWAWVHAGQEAPGALTLDETTVTARRREENPQDVPIPINVLYGEQLDAAGLHNVQDIQQRVPGLIVSGHDARYAGFGLRGFGATAYNDGLEGSVGTYVDGVYQARQGMAFTELIDIERIEVLRGPQGTLFGKNTTAGALNIITRQPTFQPEANLEASYGERGLREYRGTISGPLRDDVLAGRLNVFDSATDGSVENLQDGARLGDADSQGLRGQLLWTPTADFSARLIADYAEQNEAGNVLLVNHYSQQTRKRAQFVGYPLAEPAPYQRESRIDAPGRPQTLQNGVSLELNWDLDEAMRFTSITAYRDWDYRATRDSDSSALSVAQSETELGHRQFSQEWRLSGTAGSSIDYVAGLYYLRQQLDREIDTEFGKDAAPWFVGDQLEQLQKLYGITFTDPSQVPAQLLEGARQHYDGEQKGDSRAIFGQVSWRPIDPLELTGGLRYSQERKDGWVSRDVSNLAPLTGLPPVFQAGGQLLRDIALGRAYYREDSIEEDNVSGLLSASYRFSDAVMGYVSWSRGYKAGGINFDVVGPFTAPTFEPERATSLELGMKTRFWDERALLDLAVYQTDVADYQALTYSPPTSVFAPPLRDNLINVGKVRLRGIELDSAWQLTPQLTGRLGLAWSDARYRSFPNAPCPPASGQWTCDLSGDRVYNAPEWNLSSGLDHTHPLPYGLEAFSGIDYSFRTGYYGTLEGGEGSYQPSYGLTNVRLGLRSQDRTWEVEGWVRNLFDRNYITAVYSLLGAGDYGVMTGSERTLGTTVRLRY